In a genomic window of Sulfitobacter sp. THAF37:
- a CDS encoding IclR family transcriptional regulator C-terminal domain-containing protein: protein MVNKSGDTISSLAKGLRVIECFGAEAPKLSISDVAARTGLDRATARRCLLTLHAEGYAGYDGKFFTLTHRALRLGMGAIASLELPQIVQPWLDQLTEQIGQSCSVAVLDETEIVYLARAAQKRVMSIGLMPGSRLPAHCTSLGRILLGALPEGEARAVIDASDLSPRTAYSLTDPDEIMARIDAARQAGHTVVDQEVEVGLRAIAVPLRNRAGAVVAALNAGMAATHRDPGEIAQSCLPPMLRVQAGIARILA from the coding sequence ATGGTGAACAAATCGGGCGATACGATTTCGTCGCTGGCCAAGGGGTTGCGGGTGATCGAATGTTTCGGGGCGGAGGCCCCGAAGCTGAGCATCAGCGATGTGGCGGCGCGCACCGGGCTGGACAGGGCGACGGCGCGGCGGTGCCTGTTGACCCTGCACGCCGAAGGATATGCGGGGTACGATGGCAAGTTCTTTACCCTGACGCATCGGGCGTTGCGGTTGGGGATGGGGGCCATTGCGTCGCTTGAACTGCCGCAGATCGTGCAGCCCTGGCTGGATCAGCTGACCGAACAGATCGGGCAAAGCTGTTCGGTTGCGGTTCTGGACGAGACCGAGATCGTCTATCTGGCGCGGGCGGCGCAAAAGCGGGTCATGTCCATCGGGCTGATGCCCGGTTCGCGGCTGCCGGCGCATTGCACCTCGTTGGGGCGCATCCTTTTGGGGGCGCTGCCGGAGGGGGAGGCACGCGCGGTCATCGACGCCTCTGACCTGTCGCCGCGCACCGCCTACAGCCTGACCGACCCCGATGAGATCATGGCGCGGATCGACGCGGCGCGGCAGGCGGGCCATACGGTTGTCGACCAGGAGGTCGAGGTCGGGTTGCGGGCTATCGCCGTGCCGCTGCGCAACCGCGCGGGTGCCGTGGTTGCCGCGCTGAATGCCGGGATGGCGGCGACGCACCGCGACCCCGGCGAGATTGCGCAGAGCTGCCTGCCGCCGATGCTGCGGGTGCAGGCCGGGATCGCGCGTATCCTGGCCTGA
- a CDS encoding 3-hydroxyacyl-CoA dehydrogenase NAD-binding domain-containing protein has protein sequence MTDDRDRATVAIVGAGLIGAAWAALFAHHGFAVRLWDPQAGALDRAAEALPRLSAQLSEISAARGGPGDVRRCDTLPQAVSGAVLIQESAPEDVPLKHALLAEIETAMVPEAIIASSTSALTWSELAPGLADPARLITAHPFNPPHLVPLVELFGSDPARVDAAEALYRAAGRVPVRLRKDATGHIANRLASALWREAVHMVQEGIADVEAIDAALVNGPGLRWSVLGAHMAYHLGGGPQGMAGYLDHLGPSQERRWASLGTPSLTPEVQAALIDGVAREAEGRSIAELEAARDAALIALLRARTSGA, from the coding sequence ATGACGGACGACCGCGACCGCGCGACAGTTGCCATTGTCGGGGCAGGGCTGATCGGCGCGGCCTGGGCCGCGTTGTTCGCCCATCACGGATTTGCAGTGCGCCTGTGGGACCCTCAGGCCGGGGCGCTGGACCGGGCGGCGGAGGCGTTGCCGCGTCTGTCGGCGCAATTGTCGGAAATTTCGGCGGCGCGGGGTGGGCCGGGCGACGTTCGCCGCTGCGATACCCTGCCGCAAGCGGTGTCGGGGGCCGTGCTGATCCAGGAAAGCGCGCCTGAGGATGTGCCGCTGAAACACGCGCTGCTTGCGGAGATCGAGACGGCGATGGTGCCCGAGGCGATCATCGCGTCGTCCACCTCGGCGCTGACGTGGTCGGAACTGGCGCCGGGGCTGGCTGATCCGGCGCGGCTGATCACCGCGCATCCGTTCAACCCGCCGCATCTGGTGCCGCTGGTTGAGCTTTTCGGCAGCGATCCGGCGCGGGTGGACGCGGCAGAGGCGTTGTACCGTGCGGCGGGCCGCGTGCCGGTGCGGCTGCGCAAGGATGCGACGGGGCACATCGCGAACAGGCTTGCCTCCGCCCTCTGGCGCGAGGCGGTCCACATGGTGCAGGAGGGCATCGCGGATGTGGAGGCGATCGACGCGGCGCTGGTCAACGGTCCGGGACTGCGCTGGTCGGTGCTGGGGGCGCATATGGCCTATCATCTGGGCGGCGGGCCGCAGGGGATGGCGGGATACCTCGATCATCTCGGCCCCAGCCAGGAACGCCGCTGGGCATCGCTGGGCACACCGTCCCTGACGCCAGAGGTGCAGGCGGCGCTGATCGACGGGGTCGCCCGCGAAGCCGAAGGGCGCAGCATCGCGGAGCTTGAGGCGGCGCGGGACGCTGCGTTGATCGCGCTGCTGCGCGCGCGGACGTCCGGAGCCTAG
- a CDS encoding NAD(P)/FAD-dependent oxidoreductase, giving the protein MHDPDRPAPAVTAFGPDFTFAYDQWIKHPDGIGSVPAESHGSKVAIIGAGISGMVCAYELMKLGLHPVVYEAGQLGGRLRSQAFEGSDGAIAELGGMRFPISSTAFYHYVDRLGIASRPFPNPLTPAAGSTVIDLAGQTLYAESLDDLPPLYREVSDAYDQALEDHVQFSALRAAVRDRDAARVKELWNPIVRDWDDRSFYDFIASSDAFRRLSFRHREVFGQVGFGTGGWDSDFANTMLEILRVNLLGFDDDQRYMVGGVQQVPKGLWTRQPDRMAHWPAGTSLQKLHGGSTLPGVVAVHREGDEGPFILRDRWGRTERYDAVISTCQSWVLSTAIDFDERLLSQNMWMALDRTRYMQSSKTFVMVDRPFWRDRDPATGHERMSVTLTDRMTRGTYLFENGPDEPAVICLTYSWMSDALKMEPLSVNRRVELALDVLRKIYPQVDIASHIVGNPITVSWESDENFLGAFKGALPGHYRYNYRMFGHFMQADMPPQEKGLFIAGDGISWTPAWVEGAVQTALNAVWGVMTHMGGATRPGNPGPGDMYPEHGPIDLGD; this is encoded by the coding sequence ATGCACGACCCCGACAGACCCGCCCCCGCCGTCACCGCCTTCGGCCCCGATTTCACCTTTGCCTACGATCAGTGGATCAAGCACCCCGACGGCATCGGTTCGGTCCCGGCGGAAAGCCACGGCAGCAAGGTGGCGATCATCGGCGCCGGGATTTCCGGCATGGTCTGCGCCTACGAGCTGATGAAACTGGGCCTGCACCCGGTGGTGTACGAGGCGGGCCAGCTTGGCGGACGCCTGCGCAGCCAGGCTTTCGAAGGGTCCGACGGCGCCATCGCCGAACTGGGCGGCATGCGCTTTCCGATCTCCTCCACCGCCTTCTATCACTACGTGGACAGGCTGGGCATCGCCTCCCGCCCCTTTCCCAACCCCCTGACGCCCGCCGCGGGGTCCACCGTGATCGACCTCGCGGGCCAGACGCTCTACGCAGAAAGCCTCGATGACCTGCCGCCGCTCTACCGCGAAGTCAGCGACGCCTACGATCAGGCGCTTGAGGATCATGTGCAGTTCTCGGCCCTGCGCGCCGCCGTGCGCGACCGCGACGCCGCCCGCGTCAAGGAGCTGTGGAATCCCATCGTGCGCGACTGGGACGACCGCAGCTTCTACGACTTCATCGCCTCCTCGGACGCCTTCCGCAGGCTCAGCTTCCGTCACCGCGAAGTCTTTGGCCAGGTCGGCTTCGGCACCGGGGGCTGGGACAGCGACTTTGCCAACACGATGCTGGAAATCCTGCGTGTGAACCTTCTGGGCTTCGACGACGACCAGCGGTACATGGTTGGCGGCGTCCAGCAGGTGCCAAAGGGCCTGTGGACACGCCAGCCCGACCGCATGGCCCATTGGCCCGCAGGCACCTCGCTGCAAAAGCTGCATGGCGGTTCCACCCTGCCCGGCGTCGTCGCGGTCCACCGCGAAGGCGACGAAGGCCCCTTCATCCTGCGCGACCGCTGGGGCCGCACCGAACGCTACGACGCGGTGATCAGCACCTGCCAAAGCTGGGTGCTCAGCACCGCCATCGACTTTGACGAACGGCTGCTCAGCCAGAACATGTGGATGGCACTGGACCGGACCCGCTACATGCAGTCGTCCAAGACCTTCGTGATGGTGGACCGCCCCTTCTGGCGCGACCGCGACCCGGCCACCGGGCACGAACGGATGAGCGTCACCCTCACCGACCGGATGACCCGCGGCACCTATCTGTTCGAAAACGGCCCGGACGAGCCCGCCGTCATCTGCCTGACCTATTCATGGATGTCGGATGCGCTGAAGATGGAGCCGCTGTCGGTCAACCGCCGCGTCGAACTGGCGCTCGACGTGCTGCGCAAGATCTACCCCCAGGTGGATATCGCCAGCCACATCGTCGGCAACCCGATCACCGTCAGCTGGGAAAGCGACGAGAACTTCCTCGGCGCGTTCAAGGGCGCCCTGCCCGGCCATTACCGCTACAACTACCGCATGTTCGGCCATTTCATGCAGGCGGACATGCCGCCGCAGGAAAAGGGCCTCTTCATCGCGGGCGACGGCATCAGCTGGACCCCTGCCTGGGTCGAGGGCGCCGTGCAGACCGCGCTGAACGCGGTCTGGGGGGTGATGACCCACATGGGCGGCGCAACCCGGCCCGGCAATCCCGGCCCCGGCGACATGTACCCGGAACACGGCCCGATCGACCTGGGGGATTAG
- a CDS encoding Xaa-Pro peptidase family protein: MDFDSRIGKLTKLLQDHDCPAIAMVPGPNFYYLTGVRLGLMERPTILIVTATGAVHAAIPALERDMWTTRMPQARTVFWQDADGYADALATLARQTGLTTLAVESGRMRQFEAAALARAFGTDMTDGSDILLPLRLHKDEAEVAAIEQVVKISEDALTATLGQIGAGLTETEIRAKLLINMLERGAEGAAFDLIVLAGAAAADCHGVPSADRKVQRGDALLFDFGAKLNGYNADITRTYFCEDVPQDHRPLYDAVLGANRLACDMCRPGLTPHDLDMAVQDHLSAAGFADNIRHKVGHGLGLDVHEAPQLMRGNHAPLEPGMVITIEPGLYHPGKLGVRIEDDVLITETGARSITRLPRDPQVFG, translated from the coding sequence ATGGATTTCGACAGCCGCATCGGCAAACTGACCAAACTGCTGCAAGATCACGATTGCCCCGCCATCGCGATGGTGCCGGGGCCGAACTTTTACTATCTCACCGGGGTCCGGCTGGGCCTGATGGAACGGCCTACAATCCTGATCGTGACCGCCACCGGCGCGGTGCACGCGGCGATTCCGGCGCTGGAACGCGACATGTGGACCACCCGGATGCCACAGGCGCGAACCGTGTTCTGGCAGGATGCGGACGGCTATGCCGACGCGCTGGCAACCCTCGCGCGCCAGACAGGGCTGACCACGCTTGCCGTGGAAAGCGGCCGGATGCGCCAGTTCGAGGCAGCGGCCCTCGCCCGCGCCTTCGGCACCGACATGACGGACGGCAGCGACATCCTGCTGCCGCTGCGCCTGCACAAGGACGAGGCCGAGGTCGCGGCCATCGAACAGGTGGTGAAAATCAGCGAGGACGCGCTGACCGCGACACTGGGCCAGATCGGCGCGGGCCTGACCGAAACCGAGATCCGCGCGAAGCTGCTGATCAACATGCTGGAACGCGGGGCCGAAGGCGCGGCCTTCGACCTTATCGTCCTGGCCGGGGCGGCGGCGGCGGACTGCCATGGCGTGCCCTCCGCCGACCGCAAGGTGCAGCGCGGCGATGCGCTGCTCTTCGATTTCGGCGCAAAGCTGAACGGCTACAACGCCGACATCACCCGCACCTATTTCTGCGAGGACGTGCCGCAGGATCACCGCCCGCTCTATGACGCCGTGCTTGGCGCCAACCGGCTGGCCTGCGACATGTGCCGCCCCGGCCTGACGCCCCACGATCTGGACATGGCCGTGCAGGACCACCTCAGCGCCGCGGGCTTTGCCGACAACATCCGTCACAAGGTCGGCCACGGGCTCGGGCTTGACGTGCACGAGGCCCCGCAGCTGATGCGCGGCAACCACGCGCCCCTGGAACCCGGCATGGTCATCACCATCGAACCCGGCCTCTACCACCCCGGCAAGCTGGGTGTGCGGATCGAGGATGACGTGCTGATCACCGAGACTGGCGCCCGGTCCATCACCCGGCTGCCGCGCGATCCACAGGTCTTTGGCTAG
- a CDS encoding 3-oxoacid CoA-transferase subunit B yields the protein MAEFDIMKEKLSNAQIAWRAAQDIEDGSYVNLGIGFPEMIAKFQPEGRDVTYHTENGVLGFGKAPAEGEEDWDLINAGKKAITLNPGAAFFHHADSFAMVRGGHLDLAVLGAYQVAQNGDLANWRVGSKGVPAVGGAMDLVHGARRVAVVTDHVTKDGGPKLVESCTFPLTGVGCVTRVYTSLAVIDVTDRGFVLREKLPGLEMDALQAVTGATLHTDGQVADLNVPKDLE from the coding sequence ATGGCAGAGTTCGACATCATGAAGGAAAAACTGTCCAACGCACAGATCGCCTGGCGCGCTGCGCAGGACATCGAGGACGGATCATACGTCAACCTCGGGATCGGCTTCCCCGAGATGATCGCCAAATTCCAGCCCGAAGGCCGCGATGTAACCTATCACACCGAAAACGGGGTGCTGGGCTTTGGCAAGGCCCCGGCAGAGGGGGAAGAAGACTGGGACCTGATCAATGCGGGCAAGAAAGCGATCACCCTGAACCCGGGCGCTGCGTTCTTTCACCACGCCGACAGTTTCGCCATGGTGCGCGGCGGGCATCTGGACCTTGCCGTGCTGGGCGCCTACCAGGTCGCGCAGAACGGCGATCTGGCCAACTGGCGCGTGGGCAGCAAGGGCGTCCCGGCGGTGGGCGGCGCGATGGACCTCGTGCACGGCGCGCGGCGGGTGGCGGTCGTCACCGACCACGTGACCAAGGACGGCGGCCCCAAGCTGGTGGAATCCTGCACCTTCCCGCTGACCGGCGTGGGCTGCGTCACGCGCGTCTATACCTCGCTCGCCGTGATCGACGTAACCGACCGCGGCTTTGTCCTGCGCGAGAAACTGCCCGGCCTCGAAATGGACGCCTTGCAGGCCGTCACCGGCGCAACCCTTCACACCGACGGCCAGGTGGCCGACCTGAACGTACCAAAGGATCTGGAATGA
- the pobA gene encoding 4-hydroxybenzoate 3-monooxygenase, with amino-acid sequence MRTSVCIIGSGPAGLLLSQLLANAGIDTIVLDRKDRAYIEGRVRAGVLEQGTVEALEEAGAADRLHREGLPHSGFELAFDGDRHRIDLAGLTGKTVTVYGQTEMTKDLFEKRMQDGQQFFFNVDDVTPTDLKSDRPSVHFVHDGGKVVIECDYIAGCDGFHGVSRQAIPADVLKTFERVYPFGWLGILVEKPPVSHELIYANHDRGFALASMRSNTRSRYYIQCDASDDVADWSDDRFWEEFASRLGPDAAAQLETGPSFEKSIAPMRSFVAEPMRYGNLFLAGDSAHIVPPTGAKGLNLAVADVRLLHRALDAHYNHGNDALIDSYSQTVLQRVWKCERFSWQLSTLMHQFPENSPFEKRMQRAEFDFLRSSEAASRAIAENYVGLPLD; translated from the coding sequence ATCAGGACATCCGTCTGCATCATCGGGTCCGGTCCCGCCGGATTGCTGCTCTCGCAACTTCTCGCCAATGCCGGGATCGACACCATCGTGCTGGATCGCAAGGACCGCGCCTATATCGAAGGGCGCGTCCGCGCCGGTGTTCTGGAACAGGGCACCGTCGAGGCATTGGAGGAGGCGGGCGCCGCCGACCGCCTTCATCGCGAGGGGCTGCCGCACTCCGGCTTCGAACTGGCTTTCGACGGCGACCGCCACCGCATCGACCTGGCCGGACTGACCGGCAAGACCGTGACCGTCTACGGCCAGACCGAAATGACCAAGGACCTGTTCGAAAAGCGCATGCAGGATGGACAGCAGTTCTTCTTCAACGTCGATGATGTCACCCCGACCGACCTCAAGTCCGACCGCCCCAGCGTCCACTTCGTCCATGACGGCGGCAAGGTCGTCATCGAATGCGACTATATCGCGGGCTGCGACGGATTTCATGGCGTGTCGCGACAGGCGATCCCGGCGGATGTGCTGAAAACCTTCGAGCGTGTCTATCCCTTTGGCTGGCTCGGCATCCTGGTTGAGAAACCGCCGGTCTCGCACGAATTGATCTATGCCAACCATGACCGCGGCTTCGCCCTGGCGTCCATGCGGTCGAACACCCGCAGCCGCTATTACATCCAATGCGATGCTTCCGACGATGTGGCCGACTGGTCCGATGACCGCTTTTGGGAGGAATTCGCGTCCCGCCTCGGCCCGGACGCCGCCGCGCAGCTTGAAACCGGACCATCCTTCGAGAAAAGCATCGCGCCGATGCGATCCTTCGTCGCCGAACCGATGCGCTACGGCAATCTTTTCCTGGCCGGGGATTCGGCCCATATCGTGCCGCCCACCGGCGCCAAGGGCCTGAACCTGGCGGTCGCCGATGTGCGCCTTCTGCACCGCGCACTCGACGCGCACTACAACCACGGCAACGATGCCCTGATCGACAGCTATTCCCAGACCGTCCTGCAGCGGGTCTGGAAGTGCGAACGCTTCTCCTGGCAGCTGTCCACGCTGATGCACCAGTTCCCCGAAAATTCCCCCTTTGAAAAGCGGATGCAGCGGGCCGAGTTCGACTTCCTGCGCAGCTCCGAAGCCGCCTCTCGCGCCATCGCAGAAAATTACGTCGGCCTGCCGCTGGACTGA
- a CDS encoding carbon-nitrogen hydrolase family protein, with product MKIACMQVPPIRTDPPRALDRLARAARDARALGCDLLITPEMYLTGYNIGAGAVSQLAQPRDGALARAVADLARQTGLAILFGFPERDRDRLYNAAQLVDAGGAALCTYRKTHLFGDVDATQFHPGPARSPVVTLNGWRVALAICYDIEFPELARASARDGAEALLVPTANMAPYLSVPNRLVPARAEENGIFVAYANYIGREDGFDYCGLSCICDPSGADLARAGTGEGLIAASLDRARIAQVRQGVNYLADRRPDVYLPAPEDD from the coding sequence ATGAAGATCGCCTGCATGCAGGTCCCGCCCATCCGCACGGACCCGCCGCGCGCGCTGGACCGGCTGGCGCGTGCCGCACGGGATGCCCGCGCGCTTGGCTGCGATCTGCTGATCACCCCCGAAATGTACCTCACCGGCTACAACATCGGTGCCGGGGCCGTATCGCAGCTGGCCCAGCCGCGCGACGGCGCACTGGCCCGCGCGGTGGCCGACCTTGCCCGGCAGACGGGCCTCGCCATTCTCTTCGGCTTCCCCGAACGGGACCGTGACCGGCTCTACAACGCGGCGCAGCTTGTGGATGCGGGCGGTGCCGCGCTCTGCACCTACCGCAAAACGCACCTCTTCGGCGATGTGGACGCAACGCAGTTTCACCCCGGCCCTGCCCGCAGCCCGGTCGTCACGCTGAACGGCTGGCGCGTCGCGCTCGCCATCTGCTACGACATCGAATTTCCCGAACTGGCCCGCGCCAGTGCCCGGGACGGGGCCGAGGCGCTGCTGGTGCCCACCGCCAACATGGCACCCTACCTGTCGGTGCCGAACCGCCTCGTGCCCGCGCGGGCCGAAGAGAACGGCATCTTCGTCGCCTACGCCAATTACATCGGCCGCGAAGACGGCTTTGACTACTGCGGCCTGTCCTGCATCTGCGACCCGTCTGGCGCGGACCTCGCCCGTGCCGGCACCGGCGAAGGGCTGATCGCCGCTTCGCTTGACCGCGCCCGCATCGCGCAGGTACGGCAGGGCGTGAACTACCTGGCGGACCGGCGGCCCGACGTCTACCTTCCCGCCCCAGAGGACGACTGA
- the pcaF gene encoding 3-oxoadipyl-CoA thiolase, whose protein sequence is MNDVYICDYIRTPIGRYGGALSSVRADDLGAIPLRALADRNPDMDLSAIDEVLFGCANQAGEDNRNVARMSLLLAGYPDAVPGATINRLCGSGMDAIITAARAIRAGEAHLIVAGGVESMSRAPFVMPKADAAFSRSNEVFDTTIGWRFVNKLMKSQYGVDSMPETAENVAEDFGIAREDQDAFALRSQHRAGAAMENGRLAKEIVPVSIPQRRGDPVVVSQDEHPRPDTTPEALQKLKPFVKADGTITAGNASGVNDGAAALIIASAEAVEKHGLKPIAKVLGGATAGVPPRIMGIGPAPASKKLMARLGLKQQDFSVIELNEAFASQGLATLRDLGIADDDPRVNPNGGAISLGHPLGMSGARITGSAMLGLEPGQKALATMCIGVGQGIAVAIEAV, encoded by the coding sequence ATGAACGACGTCTACATCTGCGACTACATCCGCACCCCCATCGGCCGCTACGGCGGCGCGCTCTCCTCCGTCCGGGCGGACGACCTCGGCGCGATCCCGCTCCGGGCGCTGGCCGATCGCAACCCCGACATGGACCTGTCCGCCATCGACGAAGTGCTCTTCGGCTGCGCCAATCAGGCGGGCGAGGACAACCGGAACGTGGCCCGCATGTCGCTGCTGCTGGCGGGCTATCCCGACGCGGTGCCCGGCGCCACGATCAACCGCCTCTGCGGGTCGGGCATGGATGCGATCATCACCGCCGCCCGCGCGATCCGCGCCGGGGAGGCACATCTGATCGTCGCCGGTGGCGTGGAAAGCATGTCGCGCGCGCCCTTCGTGATGCCCAAGGCCGACGCCGCCTTTTCGCGCAGCAACGAGGTATTTGACACCACCATCGGCTGGCGCTTTGTCAACAAGCTGATGAAATCCCAGTACGGCGTCGATTCCATGCCGGAGACTGCCGAAAACGTGGCCGAAGATTTCGGCATCGCCCGCGAAGACCAGGACGCCTTTGCCCTGCGGTCACAGCACAGGGCCGGGGCCGCCATGGAAAACGGCCGCCTCGCCAAAGAGATCGTCCCGGTCAGCATCCCGCAGCGCAGGGGCGACCCGGTCGTTGTGTCGCAGGACGAACATCCCCGCCCCGACACCACGCCCGAGGCGCTGCAAAAGCTCAAACCCTTCGTCAAGGCGGATGGCACGATCACCGCGGGCAACGCCTCGGGTGTCAACGACGGCGCCGCCGCGCTGATCATCGCCTCCGCCGAGGCCGTCGAGAAACACGGGCTGAAACCCATTGCCAAGGTGCTGGGCGGCGCGACCGCCGGGGTGCCGCCGCGCATCATGGGGATCGGTCCCGCCCCCGCGTCGAAAAAGCTGATGGCGCGGCTGGGGCTCAAGCAACAGGACTTCTCGGTCATCGAACTGAACGAAGCCTTCGCCTCCCAAGGGCTGGCCACCCTGCGCGACCTGGGCATCGCCGACGACGATCCGCGCGTGAACCCCAATGGCGGTGCCATCTCGCTGGGTCATCCGCTGGGCATGTCCGGCGCGCGCATCACCGGCTCGGCGATGCTGGGGCTGGAACCGGGTCAGAAAGCACTGGCGACCATGTGCATCGGCGTGGGCCAGGGCATCGCCGTCGCAATCGAAGCGGTCTGA
- a CDS encoding MBL fold metallo-hydrolase, with protein sequence MTDQPQDALRFPFETMPEFGEITEVRPGILWTRVPLPYRLDHVNIYLIRDGEGWAVIDTGIQTDAARQTWEHILAGPLKGARITRVIVTHYHPDHIGLAGWLCDRFDAPLLTSFSTFMGCKVISQGASESMTRYNFDFYLSHGMTEQAAGVVAIQGNEYLRRVGSLPKSFLRLLMPDTLEIGGRAFRVITGDGHAAEQVMLYCQDEGLLFAADQVIERISPNISVFADEPNGDPLGHFLRALRFLRAEIPDDVLVLPGHRRIFHGLHQRCAELEAHHQERCQRVLDACAGGPKSIADLVPVLFTRDLDPHQMSFAFTETLAHVNRLVRRGEITADVRDGRIFHVLSGAAE encoded by the coding sequence ATGACAGACCAGCCCCAGGACGCGCTGCGCTTTCCGTTCGAGACGATGCCGGAGTTCGGCGAAATAACCGAGGTGCGGCCCGGCATTCTGTGGACCCGTGTGCCGCTGCCTTACCGGCTGGACCATGTGAACATCTACCTGATCCGTGACGGAGAGGGCTGGGCGGTCATCGACACCGGCATTCAGACGGACGCGGCCAGGCAGACCTGGGAGCATATCCTGGCCGGTCCGCTGAAGGGCGCGCGCATCACCCGCGTGATCGTGACGCATTATCATCCCGATCACATCGGTCTGGCGGGATGGCTGTGCGACCGTTTCGATGCGCCGCTGCTGACCAGTTTCTCCACGTTCATGGGGTGCAAGGTGATCTCGCAGGGGGCGAGCGAGAGCATGACCCGCTACAATTTCGATTTCTACCTCAGCCACGGCATGACCGAGCAGGCGGCCGGGGTGGTGGCGATCCAGGGCAACGAATACCTGCGCCGGGTGGGGTCCCTGCCCAAGTCCTTCCTGCGGTTGCTTATGCCCGACACGCTGGAGATCGGCGGGCGGGCGTTTCGCGTGATCACCGGAGACGGCCATGCGGCGGAACAGGTGATGCTGTATTGCCAGGACGAGGGGCTGCTGTTTGCCGCCGATCAGGTGATCGAGAGAATCTCGCCCAACATCAGCGTTTTCGCCGATGAGCCGAACGGCGATCCGCTGGGGCATTTTCTGCGCGCGCTGCGGTTCCTGCGGGCCGAGATTCCGGATGATGTGCTGGTGCTGCCGGGGCACCGGCGGATCTTTCACGGGTTGCACCAACGCTGCGCCGAGCTGGAGGCGCACCATCAGGAAAGGTGCCAGCGGGTGCTGGACGCCTGTGCCGGGGGGCCGAAGTCCATCGCGGACCTTGTGCCGGTGCTGTTCACGCGTGACCTTGACCCCCACCAGATGAGCTTTGCCTTCACCGAGACGCTGGCGCATGTGAACCGGCTGGTGCGGCGGGGTGAGATCACCGCCGACGTCCGGGACGGGCGCATTTTTCATGTGCTGAGCGGGGCGGCCGAATGA
- a CDS encoding 3-oxoacid CoA-transferase subunit A, translated as MDKTVSSAADAVAQIPDGATVMIGGFGGSGAPVELIHALIDRYRDTGSPSGLTVINNNAGNGGIGIAAMIKAGMVARMICSFPRSSNAEAFNEKYLAGEIALDLVPQGTLAERIRAAGAGIPAFYTPSSYGTELAEGKPTEEFDGKMYVRERWLKADFALIKGQQGDTAGNLTYRMAGRNFNPLMAMAADTTIAQVSALGQPGCIDPQQVITPGIFVDAVVEVTDPQQEEVLVRAGVVY; from the coding sequence ATGGACAAGACCGTTTCTTCCGCAGCCGATGCGGTTGCGCAGATACCAGACGGGGCGACAGTGATGATCGGCGGGTTCGGCGGCTCCGGCGCGCCGGTCGAACTGATCCACGCGCTCATCGACCGCTACCGCGACACCGGCAGCCCCTCGGGCCTCACGGTGATCAACAACAACGCGGGCAATGGCGGCATCGGCATCGCGGCAATGATCAAGGCCGGCATGGTGGCCAGAATGATCTGCTCCTTCCCGCGCAGTTCGAACGCCGAAGCTTTCAACGAAAAATACCTCGCGGGGGAAATCGCGCTCGACCTTGTGCCCCAAGGCACCCTGGCCGAACGCATCCGCGCGGCGGGGGCCGGCATACCCGCTTTCTACACCCCCAGCTCCTACGGCACCGAACTGGCCGAGGGCAAACCGACCGAGGAATTCGACGGCAAGATGTACGTCCGCGAACGCTGGCTCAAGGCCGACTTCGCCCTGATCAAGGGCCAGCAGGGCGACACGGCGGGCAACCTGACCTACCGGATGGCGGGGCGGAACTTCAATCCGCTGATGGCCATGGCCGCCGACACCACGATCGCGCAGGTCAGCGCGCTGGGACAGCCCGGCTGCATCGACCCGCAACAGGTCATCACGCCGGGCATCTTTGTCGATGCCGTGGTCGAAGTGACGGACCCCCAACAGGAAGAAGTGCTGGTACGCGCGGGAGTGGTATACTGA